The following coding sequences are from one Achromobacter sp. B7 window:
- the clpA gene encoding ATP-dependent Clp protease ATP-binding subunit ClpA, whose protein sequence is MISQELEVSLHMAFVEARSARHEFITVEHLLLSLLDNASAVEVLRACAANLDDLRRNLRQFVSENTPVIPSGAEVDTQPTLGFQRVIQRAIMHVSAGGTGKKPVTGANVLVAIFGEKDSHAVYYLQQQGVTRLDVVNFLSHGITKQPQVESAAVQKEQQTNGEEQGESRQSPLDQYATDLNAAALAGRIDPLIGREHEVERVIQVLCRRRKNNPLLVGEAGVGKTAIAEGLAWRITRGEVPEILQAAQVFSLDMGALLAGTKYRGDFEQRLKGVLKQIRGNPDAILFIDEIHTLIGAGSASGGTLDASNLLKPALSSGQLKCIGATTYTEYRGVFEKDHALSRRFQKIDVPEPSVEQTVQILRGLKSRFEEHHSVRYSAAALSAAAELSARFINDRHLPDKAIDVIDEAGAAQRLLPRSRQKKVIGKVDIENIVSKIARIPPQSVSNDDRSKLATLDRDLKTVVFGQDGAIDALSAAIKMARSGLGKPEKPIGAFLLSGPTGVGKTEVARQLAFTLGVELLRFDMSEYMERHAVSRLIGAPPGYVGFDQGGLLTEAITKQPHCVLLLDEIEKAHPDVFNILLQVMDHGTLTDNNGRKADFRNVILIMTTNAGAETLNRPSIGFANSRMLGDEMAEIRRMFTPEFRNRLDAIIPFAALDREVILRVVDKFLMQLEDQLHERRVEAVFTTKLREHLAKEGFDPLMGARPMQRLIQDTIRRALADELLFGKLVDGGSVTVDLDDTGKVTLDFDDNGKPPSSDAPDKQEVELID, encoded by the coding sequence GTGATTTCTCAAGAGCTTGAAGTCAGCCTGCATATGGCTTTCGTCGAGGCCCGTTCGGCCCGGCACGAATTTATTACCGTCGAGCACCTGCTGCTGTCGCTGCTCGACAACGCTTCGGCAGTCGAGGTTCTGCGCGCATGCGCGGCCAACCTCGACGACTTGCGCCGCAACCTCCGTCAGTTCGTTTCGGAAAACACCCCGGTGATTCCAAGCGGCGCCGAGGTCGACACGCAACCGACGCTGGGCTTTCAGCGCGTGATTCAACGCGCAATCATGCATGTTTCCGCAGGCGGCACCGGCAAGAAACCGGTGACGGGCGCAAACGTGCTGGTGGCCATTTTTGGGGAAAAGGACTCGCATGCCGTGTACTACCTGCAACAGCAGGGCGTCACGCGCCTGGACGTGGTCAATTTCCTGTCGCATGGCATTACCAAACAGCCCCAGGTGGAGTCCGCCGCCGTGCAGAAAGAGCAGCAGACCAACGGTGAAGAGCAGGGCGAATCGCGTCAGTCGCCGCTTGACCAATACGCCACGGACCTGAACGCCGCCGCGCTGGCGGGCCGCATCGATCCCCTGATCGGACGCGAGCACGAAGTCGAGCGCGTCATTCAGGTGTTGTGCCGACGCCGCAAAAACAACCCGCTGCTGGTCGGTGAGGCCGGCGTGGGCAAGACCGCCATTGCCGAAGGCCTGGCCTGGCGCATCACGCGCGGCGAAGTCCCCGAAATCTTGCAAGCCGCCCAGGTCTTTTCGCTGGACATGGGCGCGCTGCTGGCGGGTACCAAGTACCGCGGTGATTTCGAACAGCGCCTGAAGGGCGTGCTCAAGCAGATCCGCGGCAACCCCGACGCGATCCTGTTCATCGATGAAATCCATACGCTGATCGGCGCCGGATCGGCCTCGGGCGGCACCTTGGACGCGTCCAATCTGCTCAAGCCGGCCCTGTCTTCGGGCCAGCTCAAGTGCATCGGCGCCACCACGTATACCGAATATCGCGGCGTCTTCGAAAAAGACCACGCGCTGTCGCGTCGCTTCCAGAAGATTGACGTGCCGGAGCCCAGCGTCGAGCAAACCGTGCAGATCCTGCGCGGCTTGAAGAGCCGTTTTGAAGAACACCACAGCGTGCGCTATTCCGCTGCCGCGTTGTCGGCGGCCGCTGAATTGTCAGCCCGCTTCATCAATGACCGCCATCTGCCCGATAAGGCGATTGACGTTATCGACGAAGCCGGCGCCGCCCAGCGCCTGCTGCCGCGCTCGCGCCAGAAGAAGGTGATCGGCAAGGTGGACATCGAGAACATCGTGTCCAAGATCGCCCGCATTCCGCCGCAGTCCGTCTCCAACGACGACCGCAGCAAGCTGGCCACGCTGGACCGCGATTTGAAAACCGTGGTGTTCGGCCAGGACGGCGCCATCGATGCCTTGTCCGCCGCCATCAAGATGGCGCGCTCGGGCTTGGGCAAGCCGGAAAAGCCTATCGGCGCTTTCCTGTTGTCCGGTCCCACCGGCGTGGGCAAGACCGAAGTGGCGCGTCAACTGGCGTTCACGCTGGGGGTCGAGCTGCTGCGTTTCGACATGTCGGAATACATGGAACGCCACGCGGTGTCGCGCCTGATCGGCGCGCCTCCGGGATACGTCGGATTCGACCAGGGTGGCCTCTTGACCGAAGCCATCACCAAGCAGCCGCACTGCGTGCTGCTGCTGGACGAAATCGAAAAGGCGCACCCGGATGTGTTCAACATCCTGCTGCAGGTCATGGACCACGGCACGCTGACCGACAACAACGGCCGCAAGGCGGACTTCCGCAACGTCATCCTCATCATGACGACGAACGCGGGCGCCGAGACCTTGAACCGTCCGTCGATCGGGTTTGCCAATTCGCGGATGCTGGGCGACGAAATGGCGGAAATCCGCCGCATGTTCACGCCCGAATTCCGCAACCGCCTGGACGCAATCATCCCGTTCGCCGCGTTGGACCGCGAGGTCATCCTGCGCGTGGTGGACAAGTTCCTGATGCAGCTGGAAGATCAGTTGCACGAGCGCCGCGTGGAAGCCGTGTTCACCACGAAACTGCGCGAACACCTTGCCAAGGAGGGGTTCGACCCGCTGATGGGCGCGCGTCCCATGCAACGTCTTATCCAGGACACCATCCGCCGCGCGCTGGCCGACGAACTGCTGTTCGGCAAGCTGGTGGACGGCGGTTCGGTTACGGTGGATCTGGACGACACGGGCAAGGTGACGCTGGACTTCGACGACAACGGGAAACCGCCGTCTTCGGATGCGCCGGACAAGCAGGAAGTTGAACTGATCGATTGA